Genomic segment of Umezawaea sp. Da 62-37:
ATGGCGAGCCTGCGGGTCGTGAGGACGCCCGCGGCGCGCAGGGTGCCCAGCGCGGCCTCGACGCTCTTCTCGGACGCGGTGACGGCCTGCGCGATGTCGCGCTGGCTCAACCCGTGCACCAGCAGGCCCGACGTCGTGGGCGTTCCCACGCTCCGCGCCCACGCCAGCAGCACCGTGCCGACCCTGGTGAGGACGTCGTGCGCTTGGCGGAGCTGGCGGTCGTCGGCGACCTGCCGCCGGTCGTCCAGGGTCTTGTCCACGAGGTGGCGCACGGCGGCGTTCGCGTCGACCAGCCGCTGGAACGCGCTGCCCGCGATGTGCGTCGCCCGCCCCGCGGTCAACGCGATCACGTGCGCGCTCCGGGGCCGCCTGCCGATGACACCGCTCTCGCCCACGAGCTCGCCGGGACCGCAGACGCCCGCGAGGGTCTCGGTGCCGTCGGCGCCGGCGAGCACGACCTTGATGGCGCCCGCCTCGACCAGCAGCACTTCGTCGCTGACCTCGCCCGCCCTGATCAGGCGGGCCCCGGCGTCGAACGGCGCCGCGCGTCCGGCCGCGCGCAGGGCGTCGCGGCCCACCTCGACCAGCTGATCGGTCACCAGGTCATGGTGCCGAGTCGGGGCCCGTTATCGGGCCCTTCGCCGCCGGTTCACCCCATCAGCGCAAGGGGTCGGCTACCGTTCACGCATCCGCCCTGTCGGTGCTGTGTGTGGGCGACGCCACTTAAGACTCCGCGGAGCACGGTGAAACCGTTTGTCCGCAGGCTTTTCGCGGTTTCCGGTGCCGTTCGAATGCCCGGAAGGCAGGATTTGTCCGGGACGAAAAATGGTCTGAACCCTTGACTGGTCTATACCACCTGCGGTTCACTGTGGCACCGGTCACAGGATTGTCACGACGTATCGACTCGTCGACGTCGTCGGGATGCCTGGAATCGGTTTTGCCGTCGATTTGTGCGGCCCTGCAACCGCACGGAGGAGTGATCAAGTGTCGAGGCTACGCATCTTTGCCGCGCTGATGGCGGCGGCGTGCGCGACCGTCCTGGCGGTCGTCCTGCCGACCTCGGCGACGGCCGCCGGCTGCGCGAGCGGGTGGAATTCCGGAACCGTCTACACGAACGGCATGACGGCCTCCTACAACAGCCACAACTGGCTCGCGCAGTGGTGGACGCAGAACGAGGCGCCGGGCACCAACAGCGTCTGGGCCGACCAGGGCACCTGCGGTGGCGGTACGAACCCGCCCGCCGGCACCTGCGACTACCCGGCGTGGGCCGCTGGTCGGAACTACGTGACCGGCAACATCGTGAAGTACACCGACGGCAAGTACTACATCGCCGAGCACGACAACCCCGGTTACGACCCGATCATCAGCACCTGGTTCTGGGAGCCGTACACCTGCAACGGTGGCACGACCCCGCCCACGAACCCGCCCGGCAACGGCGGTTTCGTCGTGTCCGAGGCGCAGTTCAACCAGATGTTCCCCGGTCGGAACTCGTTCTACACCTACAGCGGTCTGACCGCCGCGTTGAGCGCGTACCCCGGATTCTCCACCACCGGCAGCGACACGGTGAAGAGGCAGGAGGCCGCGGCCTTCCTGGCGAACGTGAACCACGAAACCGGTGGCCTGGTCCACATCGTGGAGCAGAACACCGCGAACTACCCGCACTACTGCGACACCAGCCAGTCCTACGGCTGCCCCGCGGGCAACGCCGCTTACTACGGGCGCGGTCCGATCCAGCTCAGCTGGAACTTCAACTACAAGGCGGCGGGTGACGCCCTCGGCATCAACCTGCTCGCCGACCCGTACCAGGTCGAGCGGAACGCCTCGGTCGCCTGGAAGACGGGCCTCTGGTACTGGAACACCCAGACCGGTCCCGGCACGATGACCCCGCACAACGCGATGGTCAACGGGCGCGGCTTCGGCGAGACGATCCGCAGCATCAACGGCTCGATCGAGTGCAACGGCGGCAACCCCGCCCAGGTGCAGAGCCGGATCGACTCGTACAACCGCTTCGTGCAGATCCTCGGCACGACGGCCGGCGGCAACCTCGGCTGCTGATTCCACCAACGGGAACGGGGCGCGACCATTGCGGTCGCGCCCCGTTCTTGTTTGAGCGCCCGGTTGAGGACCACTGGAGGAACGCCGTTGTTCAACCACGAGCCCGAGGGCTACGAGTGCCCGTTCTGCTTCCTGCTCGACGGCGGCGACACCGACCTGGACGACCAGCGCGACATCGTGCTGCGCACCGACCTGGCGACGGCGCTGGTCGCCGCGAACTGGTCGCGGGGCAACGAGGCGCACGTGCTGGTGATCCCGAACGCGCACCACGAGAACCTGTACGACCTGCCCGCCGAGTACGGCCACGCGGTGCACGACGCGGTCCGCGCGGTGGCGATCGCGATGCGCGCGGCCTACCCGGAGTGCGCGGGGATCTCGACCCGCCAGCACAACGAGCCCGCCGGGACGCAGCACGTGTGGCACCAGCACGTGCACGTGTTCCCGAGGTACGAGGGTGACGACTTCTACCACGTGGCACCGGAGTTCCGGGTCTCGCGGATCGAGGAACGCCTGCCGTACGCGGAACTCCTGCGCCGTCGGATCGCCGCGGGTCGGGTGCTGGTCCGCGACCCGCGCGGATGAGCGAACCCCTTCGCGGCGGCGTTCCGCGAAGCGGCCCGATCCCGTCTCCTCAGGTGAGCGCCAGGTCGGCGCGCAGGTCCCGGACGCGGCCGAGGTCGTCGGTGAGAGCGGTGCGGTCGGCGTCGGTGAGGGGAACGGCCTCGGCGCGCGTCAGCGTGGTGGTGGCGAGAGGGCGGTCGTCCAGGCGCAGGGCGAGGTCGGCGCGGAAGACCAGGGCGCGGAACAGGGTCGTGGACTCGGTGGGCTCGTCCGCGGCCAGGGCGCGGTCAAGGGTGCTGGCGGCGGCCAGGGGGTCCTCCTTCGAATCGCCTAGCAGGACGGCGGTCCGCAGGGCGCGGTCCAGGCGGTCCTGGGGCGTCGTGGCGGTGGGCTGGTCGAGCGGCTGGCCGATGCGGATCATGTTGCCGCCGGGGTCGGTCATCACGAACTGGCGGACCCCGTAGGACATGTCCTTGAGCGCGCCGATCCTCGGCACGCCCCGCAGCGGCACCCGTCCGGTGGCGGCGCGGATGCCGTCGCGGAACGACCGGTAGAGGCCGTCGACGTCGGACGTGATGACGTAGCAGGTGCTGTAGGAGTTGGCCGGGTCGACGGCCTTGAGCACGAAGAACTGGAGTTCGATCCCACCCCGCCGGACGATCGCGAAGGTGTTCGGGCTCTTCTGCCGGTAGGTCACCTCGAAGCCGATGGCCTGGTAGAAGTCCAGGACCTCGTCGATCGACCGGCAGGGCAGGATCGGGATGGTGCGGTCCGCCACGGAGTCCCCCATTCAAGTTTGAATGGGACACGGTACTACGAAACGCCCACCGGCTGGCGCTCTTTCCTGCGGCTCCGCGCGATCCACCACTCGGCGATGACCAGGTTCGCCACCCAGCTCAGCCAGACGGCCGCGACGGTCGCGTGCCGCGTCGCCGTGGCGAACTCGGCCTCGCTCGCCCCGGAGGGCAGGAGCGCGATGAGCAGCACCACGAGCCACACCCGGTTCGCCACGATGGACGTGCCGAGCGCGAAGCTGCGGATCATCCACCGGCGGTGCTCCGCGAACCGCCGCTCGCGCGCCATCCGGAACCCGACCGTGGTCGTGGCCTGCCACAGCACGGCCAGCACCACGTTGCCCGCGGCGCCCACGGGACCGCTGTGGCCGTAGACCGACGTCGGGATCGCCAGCACGGCGGAGGGCAGGACGCCCGCGAACACGTAGACCCGGCCGATCCGGCGGTGCGCCACCCGGTACCGGCCGCGGAACCACGGCCACACCTGGAGGCAGCTCGTCAGCAGCGCGACCGAGCCGAACAGGATGTGCAGGACCAGCAACGGGTACTGGCCCGGCGCGTCCGCGCGGATCGGCAGGCGGGCGCGGGTGGCGTCCAGGGTCAGGTACGGCGGCAGCGAGAAAGCCAGGAACACCACCGTGACCACCATCAGCGGCACCACCCACGGCCGCCGCCACCACTTCACCGCGGTACTCACGATCGATCACCTCCTCCTGACTGCAACTGGGGTTGAGCGTCGTGCGTCCGGTGCCCGGCGCGCTTCGGTCAAACCGACTGCAGTCGCACCGGCAGGGCGTCGCGCTCGACTCCCGGGGCGCGGATGGCGGAGTTCGACCTCACCCAATGAGGTGTCCGACGCGAGCGCGCCGCATGATCGCCCAAGCCGGACGCACACCGGTCCTGGTCAGCCGGACCGGCTCGTCACGATCGGCCGCTTCGTCCACGAGCCCATCACGGCGGTCCTTGTCCGGCAGGGAAGGGGAATCCTCCTACCGCCGACCTGCCTGCCGAAGCCATCCGAACCGAGCAGCGACGCGCTACTAGGGTCGTGGGATGATCCACGGGCGCTTGGCGGAACGGGACGTCATCGCCGTGCTGCTGGCCGACGCGCGGGCGGGCGACAGCGGGGTGCTGGTGCTGCGCGGCGAGGCCGGGATCGGCAAGAGCACGCTGCTGCGCGACGCGGTGGCACGGGCCGACGGGATGTCGGTGCTGAGCTGCGCGGGCGTGGAATCCGAGGTGGCGCAGGCGTTCAGCGGCCTGCACCAGCTGCTGCGCCCGGTCCTGCGGCACGTCGACGCGCTGCCTCCCGCGCAGGCCGCCGCGCTGCGCGGGGCGCTCGGCATCACCGACGCCCCGGCGTCGGACTTCGTCGTCTCGGCGGCACTGGTGACGCTGCTCGGCCTGGCCGCCGCCGAACGTTCGCTGCTGGTCGTGGTGGACGACCTCCAGTGGCTCGACCGGGCGTCGGCCGCCGCGCTGCTGTTCGCCTGCCGCAGGCTGGCGGCCGAACCGGTCGCGGTGCTGCTGGCCGTCCGCGACTCCGCGGTGGACACCTCCGACCTGCCCCGGCTGGAGCTGGCGGGGCTGCCCGAGCGGGACGCGGCGCGGCTGCTGGCCGACCACGGCTGGGAGTGGCCGAGCGCCGCGCTGCTCACCGCCACCGGTGGCAATCCCCTTGCCCTGGTGGAACTCGCGGGCCACGAGGACCCGAACCTGCTCGTGGCGGACTTCGCGCTCACCGGCACCGTGCCGCTGGGCGCCCGCGTGCGGAAGGCGTTCCTGCGCCGGGTCGACGCGCTGCCCGCCGCGGCGCGGGAGCTGCTGCTGGTCGCCGCGGCGGAGGACACCGGGCAGGTGGACACGGTGCTGGGCGCGGCCGCCCGCCTCGGCCTGCCCGCCGACGCGCTCACCGCCGCCGAGGACTCCGGGCTGCTCGCGGTGGTGGGCGCGGAGCTGCGGTTCCGGCACCCGCTGGTCCGGTCCGCGGTCTACGCCGACGCCACGTTCCACCGCCGCCGCGCCGCGCACCTGGCCATCGCCGCGCAGCTCGGCGTGGACACCGATCGCGCGACCTGGCACCGGGCCGTGGCCGCGACGGCGCCGGACGAGGAGCTGGCCGACGCGGTGGAGCGGAGCGCGGACGCGGCCCGCCGCCGGGGCGGGGAGGCCGCCGCGGTGTCGGTGCTGCGCCGGGCCGCGCACCTCAGCGAGACCGTGGACGGCCGCCGCCGCAGGCTGGTCACCGCCGCGTTCGTCGCCCTGAACTCGGGCCAGCCGGACGTGGCCAGGACGCTGGTCGGCGAGGTGATGGCCGACCCCGTGCCCGCCGTGACGCTGGCCCAGCTCAACGGCACCATCGAGCTGTACGACGGGGACCCGGCGGTGGCGCACAGCGGGCTCATGCGGTGCGCGGAGCTGATGGCGGCGACCGATCCCGAGGAGGCCGCGTGGACGTTCACGCTCGCCTCGGGGGCCGCGTTCAACGCGGGCGACATGAGCGGCGCGCTCGACGCCACCGAGCGGATCGCCGGGCTCGACTGCTCACCGGCGACGCTGCGCGCGGGACGGGCGCTGGGGGACGGCGTGATCACGCCGCGGGAGCTGTGGGAACTGCCGGGGGAACTGGCGGCGAGCCACCCGGAGGGCGGTGGTCGCACCTGGATGTGGGCGGCCGTGATCGGCTGGCTCGGCCCCGACCCCCGGCAGGCGCGCAAGCTCGCGGAGGTCGCCGGCACCCGGCTGCGGGCCGTCGGCGCGACCGGCGCGCTGCCGGAACTCCTGTTCTACCAGGCCGACATCGACTACCGGCTCGGCCTGTGGACCGAGGGCATCGCGCACGCCGAGGAGGGCGTCGCGTTCTCCTACTCGACCGGCCAGCGCGGCTGGACGGCGAACCTGCTCGCCGCGCTCGCGCGCTTCGCCGCCGGCCGCGGTGACGCCGCCGGGTGCGCGCGGTTCGCCGAACGCGCGCTCGCCATCGCGGGCCCGGTGCGCCAGCGGATGGCGACGACGATCGCGCACTCGGCGCTCGGCCAGCTCGCCCTCGGCGAGGGCGACGCCGTCGAGGCGTTCGCCCGGCTGTCCCGGCTGCGCGACCAGCCGCTCGTCACGCTCGGCGTGCTCACCGACGTGGTCGAGTCGGCCGTTCGGGTCGGCAGGCCGGAGGCGGGGGAGGAGCAGCTGGAGCTGTTCTCGCGGTGGATGGGCGGCGGGACGGCGACGCTGGAGCGGCTGCACCACTGCCGCGCGCTGCTCAGCGACGACCCCGAACCCCACTTCCTCCGCGCACTGTCCATTGAGGATGGCCAGGACCGGCCCTCGCTGCGCGCCCGGACGTGCCTGCTCTACGGGGAGTGGCTGCGGCGTGCCAAGCGGACCGTCGACGCCCGCGTCCAGCTGGACGCCGCGTTCGAGCTGTACCGCGGAATCGGTGCC
This window contains:
- a CDS encoding Crp/Fnr family transcriptional regulator, whose product is MTDQLVEVGRDALRAAGRAAPFDAGARLIRAGEVSDEVLLVEAGAIKVVLAGADGTETLAGVCGPGELVGESGVIGRRPRSAHVIALTAGRATHIAGSAFQRLVDANAAVRHLVDKTLDDRRQVADDRQLRQAHDVLTRVGTVLLAWARSVGTPTTSGLLVHGLSQRDIAQAVTASEKSVEAALGTLRAAGVLTTRRLAIRITRPEELARLMSGPDRRSP
- a CDS encoding glycoside hydrolase family 19 protein codes for the protein MSRLRIFAALMAAACATVLAVVLPTSATAAGCASGWNSGTVYTNGMTASYNSHNWLAQWWTQNEAPGTNSVWADQGTCGGGTNPPAGTCDYPAWAAGRNYVTGNIVKYTDGKYYIAEHDNPGYDPIISTWFWEPYTCNGGTTPPTNPPGNGGFVVSEAQFNQMFPGRNSFYTYSGLTAALSAYPGFSTTGSDTVKRQEAAAFLANVNHETGGLVHIVEQNTANYPHYCDTSQSYGCPAGNAAYYGRGPIQLSWNFNYKAAGDALGINLLADPYQVERNASVAWKTGLWYWNTQTGPGTMTPHNAMVNGRGFGETIRSINGSIECNGGNPAQVQSRIDSYNRFVQILGTTAGGNLGC
- a CDS encoding HIT domain-containing protein; the encoded protein is MFNHEPEGYECPFCFLLDGGDTDLDDQRDIVLRTDLATALVAANWSRGNEAHVLVIPNAHHENLYDLPAEYGHAVHDAVRAVAIAMRAAYPECAGISTRQHNEPAGTQHVWHQHVHVFPRYEGDDFYHVAPEFRVSRIEERLPYAELLRRRIAAGRVLVRDPRG
- a CDS encoding VOC family protein, whose product is MADRTIPILPCRSIDEVLDFYQAIGFEVTYRQKSPNTFAIVRRGGIELQFFVLKAVDPANSYSTCYVITSDVDGLYRSFRDGIRAATGRVPLRGVPRIGALKDMSYGVRQFVMTDPGGNMIRIGQPLDQPTATTPQDRLDRALRTAVLLGDSKEDPLAAASTLDRALAADEPTESTTLFRALVFRADLALRLDDRPLATTTLTRAEAVPLTDADRTALTDDLGRVRDLRADLALT
- a CDS encoding DUF2306 domain-containing protein; the encoded protein is MSTAVKWWRRPWVVPLMVVTVVFLAFSLPPYLTLDATRARLPIRADAPGQYPLLVLHILFGSVALLTSCLQVWPWFRGRYRVAHRRIGRVYVFAGVLPSAVLAIPTSVYGHSGPVGAAGNVVLAVLWQATTTVGFRMARERRFAEHRRWMIRSFALGTSIVANRVWLVVLLIALLPSGASEAEFATATRHATVAAVWLSWVANLVIAEWWIARSRRKERQPVGVS
- a CDS encoding AAA family ATPase; protein product: MIHGRLAERDVIAVLLADARAGDSGVLVLRGEAGIGKSTLLRDAVARADGMSVLSCAGVESEVAQAFSGLHQLLRPVLRHVDALPPAQAAALRGALGITDAPASDFVVSAALVTLLGLAAAERSLLVVVDDLQWLDRASAAALLFACRRLAAEPVAVLLAVRDSAVDTSDLPRLELAGLPERDAARLLADHGWEWPSAALLTATGGNPLALVELAGHEDPNLLVADFALTGTVPLGARVRKAFLRRVDALPAAARELLLVAAAEDTGQVDTVLGAAARLGLPADALTAAEDSGLLAVVGAELRFRHPLVRSAVYADATFHRRRAAHLAIAAQLGVDTDRATWHRAVAATAPDEELADAVERSADAARRRGGEAAAVSVLRRAAHLSETVDGRRRRLVTAAFVALNSGQPDVARTLVGEVMADPVPAVTLAQLNGTIELYDGDPAVAHSGLMRCAELMAATDPEEAAWTFTLASGAAFNAGDMSGALDATERIAGLDCSPATLRAGRALGDGVITPRELWELPGELAASHPEGGGRTWMWAAVIGWLGPDPRQARKLAEVAGTRLRAVGATGALPELLFYQADIDYRLGLWTEGIAHAEEGVAFSYSTGQRGWTANLLAALARFAAGRGDAAGCARFAERALAIAGPVRQRMATTIAHSALGQLALGEGDAVEAFARLSRLRDQPLVTLGVLTDVVESAVRVGRPEAGEEQLELFSRWMGGGTATLERLHHCRALLSDDPEPHFLRALSIEDGQDRPSLRARTCLLYGEWLRRAKRTVDARVQLDAAFELYRGIGATAWVRRAGNELRAAGGSVQLPVDAAGSLTPQELQVAQLAAVGFSNREIGVRLHLSPRTVGSHLYRMFPKLGVTSRGQLRDLDLHAE